A part of Cryptococcus decagattii chromosome 2, complete sequence genomic DNA contains:
- a CDS encoding thioredoxin yields the protein MLGHFSKSVRLSVAPLRTSLTQRAFHASPIARDHILDASDEVFEKRALDSGNSKPVLVDFYASWCQPCRVLTPLLKRVTGPESNYDLLTINVDDYPEVAAKYKVSALPTVVAFKNGAVKNKFVGFRGQDDINKFLDML from the exons ATGCTTGGCCATTTCTCAAAATCCGTTAGGCTCTCGGTCGCTCCACTCCGCACAAGTCTTACTCAGCGTGCCTTCCACGCCTCTCCTATAGCGCGGGACCACATTCTTGATGCCAGCGACGAAGTCTTTGAGAAGCGAGCGCTTGACTCCGGTAACTCCAAACCCGTTTTGGTGGACTTTTATGCCAG CTGGTGCCAGCCTTGTCGTGTCCTCACTCCTTTACTCAAACGAGTCACCGGCCCAGAATCCAATTACGACTTGTTGACTATCAATGTTGATGACTATCCTGAAGTTGCTGCCAAGTACAAGGTGTCTGCCCTGCCCACGGTAGTGGCATTCAAGAATGGTGCTGTCAAGAACAAGTTCG TTGGGTTTAGGGGACAAGATGACATTAACAAGTTCTTGGACATGCTTTAA
- a CDS encoding TIGR01458 family HAD hydrolase has product MPHSLKLKALLIDLNGTLHIGSESTPSAVRSIERLRSARIPFIFCSNSTKESSASLLDKLRKIGFDAKKEELMTSLSACRMIVEEKGLKHPLLLMSPSAKEEFSIIQPPQSTNHDAVILGLHPDSLSYEHLNKAFRVLKGEPLSSQEKSSSAGERRPPLIAPHASMFMQDPGSSSLPAGLSLGIGPFVRALEEAANVKAEIVGKPTKGFFELALEKLKELSGEDFERNEVAVVGDDVDNDLGDGARELGLKRILVRTGKYRKDVEKKVEHPPDTVYDTFAAFVDDLV; this is encoded by the exons ATGCCCCA CTCACTAAAGCTCAAAGCTCTTCTCATTGACCTCAATGGGACTCTTCATATAGGCTCGGAGAGCACCCCTTCAGCGGTTAGATCCATTGAGCGTTTACGATCGGCTCGCATACCCTTCATATTCTGCTCCAATTCGACAAAAGAATCTTCGGCAAGCTTGTTAGACAAACTGAGGAAGATTGGGTTTGATGCAAAAAAGGAGGAGTTGATGACCAGTCTTAGCGCGTGTCGAATGATTGTTGAGGAGAAAGGATTAAA ACACCCCTTGCTCCTAATGTCACCATCAGCCAAAGAAGAGTTTTCAATCATTCAACCTCCACAAAGTACAAATCACGACGCTGTCATCCTAGGGCTCCATCCCGACTCTCTTTCATACGAGCACCTCAACAAAGCATTTCGCGTCTTGAAAGGCGagcctctttcttctcaagaaaaGAGCAGTTCTGCAGGAGAACGCAGGCCACCCTTGATAGCACCCCATGCCTCCATGTTTATGCAAGATCCGGGGTCATCGTCACTTCCAGCCGGCTTGTCGCTTGGTATAGGTCCATTCGTAAGGGCACTGGAGGAGGCGGCCAACGTGAAAGCCGAGATCGTAGGAAAACCAACTAAAGGCTTCTTTGAGTTGGCCCTGGAGAAATTGAAAGAGTTGAGTGGGGAGGATTTTGAACGGAATGAGGTGGCGGTAGTAGGCGACGACGTGGATAATGACCTCGGGGATGGCGCTCGAGAGCTTGGACTAAAGAGAATACTAG TGAGGACAGGAAAATATCGCAAAGATGTAGAGAAAAAAGTTGAGCACCCCCCCGATACGGTGTATGATACATTTGCGGCGTTCGTGGATGATTTGGTTTAG